One region of Microbacterium rhizosphaerae genomic DNA includes:
- a CDS encoding AMP-binding protein produces MADIEAYRAARDRLIELREDRHDAVVGFAWPEVGDTFNWAVDWFDAIARGNDAPALVIVEEDGSRIERSFDEMARRSDQVAAWLAQHGVAKGHSVMLMLGNQVELWEAMLGIFKLGAVVLPTTTAVGTRDLVDRVERGEVQHVIATGADTAKFDDVPGTYTRIRVGDGPDHWADYDNAFAAQVPPASHPGTRPDDRLLLYFTSGTTTSPKLVEHTQVSYPVGHLSTMYWIGLQPGDVHLAISSPGWAKHAWSCFFAPWIAEATIFVYNYARFDAAALLGRLRENRVTTFCAPPTVWRMLIQADLSAGPGALREVVSAGEPLNPEVISQVQAHWGMTIRDGYGQTEMTAVIANPPGAPVREGSMGRPLPGCPVVLVDPVTGEVADEGEICIDLSQHPVNIMTGYVGDPERNAHAMAGGRYHTGDIARREEDGNLTYVGRADDVFKASDYKISPFELESVLIEHPAVAEAAVVPAPDPTRLAVPKAYIALALGHEPSEETARAILQYARDHLAPFQRVRRVEFFELPKTISGKIRRVELREREIEIHDGRITAVEWRDTILFD; encoded by the coding sequence ATGGCTGACATCGAGGCGTACCGCGCCGCCCGGGACCGTCTGATCGAGCTGCGCGAGGACCGCCATGATGCGGTCGTCGGCTTCGCGTGGCCGGAAGTCGGCGACACGTTCAACTGGGCCGTCGACTGGTTCGACGCCATCGCGCGGGGCAATGACGCTCCGGCGCTCGTGATCGTCGAGGAGGACGGCAGTCGCATCGAGCGCTCGTTCGACGAGATGGCGCGCCGCTCCGACCAGGTTGCGGCCTGGCTCGCCCAGCACGGGGTCGCCAAGGGGCACTCCGTCATGCTCATGCTCGGCAACCAGGTCGAGCTGTGGGAGGCGATGCTCGGCATCTTCAAGCTCGGCGCCGTCGTCCTGCCGACGACGACCGCCGTCGGCACGCGGGACCTCGTCGACCGCGTGGAGCGCGGCGAGGTGCAGCACGTCATCGCGACCGGAGCCGACACCGCGAAGTTCGATGACGTGCCGGGCACCTACACGCGCATCCGCGTCGGTGACGGGCCCGACCACTGGGCCGACTACGACAACGCGTTCGCGGCACAGGTGCCCCCGGCATCCCATCCGGGGACCCGGCCGGACGACCGCCTGCTGCTCTACTTCACGTCCGGCACGACGACATCGCCGAAGCTCGTCGAGCACACGCAGGTCTCGTACCCCGTCGGCCACTTGTCGACCATGTACTGGATCGGGCTGCAGCCGGGCGACGTGCACCTCGCGATCAGCTCGCCGGGGTGGGCGAAGCACGCCTGGAGCTGCTTCTTCGCGCCGTGGATCGCCGAGGCGACGATCTTCGTCTACAACTACGCGCGGTTCGACGCGGCTGCGCTCCTGGGCCGGCTGCGCGAGAACCGGGTGACCACGTTCTGCGCGCCGCCGACGGTCTGGCGCATGCTGATCCAGGCCGACCTCTCGGCGGGCCCGGGCGCGCTGCGCGAGGTCGTCTCGGCCGGCGAGCCGCTCAATCCCGAGGTCATCAGCCAGGTGCAGGCGCACTGGGGCATGACGATCCGCGACGGCTACGGGCAGACCGAGATGACCGCCGTCATCGCCAATCCGCCCGGGGCACCGGTGCGCGAGGGCTCGATGGGCCGCCCGCTCCCCGGCTGCCCCGTCGTGCTCGTCGACCCGGTCACCGGCGAGGTCGCGGATGAGGGCGAGATCTGCATCGACCTTTCGCAGCATCCCGTCAACATCATGACCGGCTATGTCGGCGACCCCGAGCGGAATGCCCACGCCATGGCGGGCGGGCGGTATCACACGGGCGACATCGCGCGTCGCGAGGAGGACGGCAACCTCACCTACGTCGGCCGCGCCGACGACGTGTTCAAGGCGTCCGACTACAAGATCAGCCCGTTCGAGCTCGAGAGCGTGCTCATCGAGCACCCGGCCGTCGCCGAGGCCGCCGTGGTGCCCGCGCCGGATCCGACACGGCTGGCCGTGCCCAAGGCGTACATCGCGCTCGCGCTGGGACACGAGCCGAGCGAGGAGACCGCCCGAGCGATCCTGCAGTACGCGCGCGACCACCTCGCGCCGTTCCAGCGCGTGCGGCGGGTGGAGTTCTTCGAGCTGCCGAAGACGATCTCGGGCAAGATCCGCCGGGTCGAGCTGCGCGAACGGGAGATCGAGATCCACGACGGCCGCATCACGGCCGTCGAGTGGCGCGACACGATCCTGTTCGACTGA
- a CDS encoding Dyp-type peroxidase yields the protein MTLEASPRDLPESSVPAESPGDSPQAVDTPLTRAAVFLVLTISDADGSIAIVRDVLGGIDDLVKTVNFRDMRASLVCVASIGVRVWDAVTGLPRPAELHEFQPVVGAVHTAPATAGDLLFHVRADSADLCFEFERLLLAGLGEAVEVVDETIGFRYFDARDLLGFVDGTANPVGRALPAATMVGDEDPLHAGGSYVVAQKYVHDMTAWQALTTEQQQAVMGRTKVDNVELADAESGQKSHKTLNTIQDEQGEHGILRDNMPFGSAAAGEFGTYFLGYTRRLWVIERMLQRMFIGDPPGLHDRLLDVSTPKTGNVFFAPSAETLASLGD from the coding sequence ATGACTCTCGAGGCCTCCCCGCGCGACCTTCCGGAATCCTCCGTCCCCGCCGAGTCGCCCGGCGACTCGCCACAGGCCGTCGACACGCCGCTGACCCGCGCAGCCGTGTTCCTCGTCCTCACGATCAGCGACGCCGATGGTTCGATCGCCATCGTGCGCGACGTGCTCGGCGGCATCGACGATCTCGTCAAGACCGTGAACTTCCGCGACATGCGGGCGTCTCTGGTGTGCGTCGCATCCATCGGCGTGCGCGTCTGGGATGCCGTCACCGGTCTGCCCCGGCCCGCCGAGCTGCACGAGTTCCAGCCCGTCGTCGGCGCAGTGCACACGGCTCCCGCCACCGCGGGCGATCTGCTCTTCCACGTCCGCGCGGACAGCGCCGACCTCTGCTTCGAGTTCGAGAGGCTGCTGCTCGCCGGACTCGGCGAGGCCGTGGAGGTCGTCGACGAGACGATCGGCTTCCGCTACTTCGACGCGCGAGACCTCCTCGGCTTCGTCGACGGCACCGCGAACCCCGTCGGACGGGCACTGCCGGCGGCGACGATGGTCGGCGACGAGGATCCTCTCCACGCCGGTGGCTCGTACGTCGTCGCGCAGAAGTACGTGCACGACATGACTGCCTGGCAGGCGCTCACGACCGAGCAGCAGCAGGCGGTGATGGGCAGGACCAAGGTGGACAACGTCGAGCTCGCCGACGCCGAGAGCGGGCAGAAGTCGCACAAGACCCTCAACACCATCCAGGACGAGCAGGGCGAGCACGGCATCCTGCGCGACAACATGCCCTTCGGGAGCGCGGCGGCGGGGGAGTTCGGGACGTACTTCCTCGGCTACACCCGGCGCCTCTGGGTGATCGAGCGGATGCTGCAGCGCATGTTCATCGGCGACCCCCCGGGCCTGCACGATCGCCTCCTCGACGTGTCGACACCGAAGACCGGCAACGTCTTCTTCGCGCCCAGTGCCGAGACGCTGGCCTCTTTGGGAGACTGA
- a CDS encoding SRPBCC family protein, translating into MSAFVVSRLVRADPHTAFDAWTKVEQLQQWWWPQWPDTTFELDVQEGGAYTIRSAQGDAAVSGGYSEVRPGHVLTFGWQWQADMSDADTVTVLFTPDAQGLTEVTVVHVSPGRPVDPDNQQGWNDVLQRLPDSSPA; encoded by the coding sequence ATGAGCGCATTCGTGGTCTCCCGTCTGGTCCGCGCCGACCCGCACACCGCGTTCGACGCGTGGACGAAGGTCGAGCAGCTGCAGCAGTGGTGGTGGCCGCAGTGGCCCGACACGACCTTCGAGCTGGACGTCCAGGAGGGCGGCGCCTACACGATCCGCTCTGCGCAGGGCGATGCCGCCGTCAGCGGCGGCTACAGCGAGGTGCGGCCGGGACACGTCCTGACATTCGGCTGGCAGTGGCAGGCGGACATGTCGGATGCCGACACCGTCACGGTGCTCTTCACACCCGACGCGCAGGGGCTCACCGAGGTGACCGTCGTGCACGTCTCGCCCGGCCGGCCCGTCGACCCGGACAACCAGCAGGGCTGGAACGACGTCCTCCAGCGCCTGCCGGATTCGTCGCCCGCCTGA
- a CDS encoding RNA polymerase sigma factor, whose translation MTDARIDRTVSRAVDAAWRIEWPQLVAVLTRLVGDITTAEDIAQDAHLAALEQWPRDGVPANTGAWLMVTAKRRAVDRIRRDATLARKLPLLEGELRADLDSAPGDPASIVEGEISDDLLRMLFTTCHPVLPRASQVALTLRLVGGLTTEEIARAYVTATPTIVRRISRAKRTIRDAGVPYEVPSGAELAERLDAVLEVVYLVFNEGYAATAGDDWMRAELCAEALRLVRILCGLMPAEPEVFGLAALLELQASRLRSRHDATGRLVLLRDQDRTRWDRLLIRRGYAALGRAHALAHERGRAPGRYALQAAIAAVHAMAATADDTDWRRIAGLYAILAARFPSPIVELNRAVAVAEVHGPAAGLDLVDAVVDAGSLDEYHLLHAVRGDLLARLGRRAEARDEFLRAAELTANAAERSLMLARAED comes from the coding sequence GTGACCGACGCGCGCATCGACCGCACGGTGTCCCGTGCGGTCGATGCGGCGTGGCGGATCGAATGGCCGCAGCTCGTCGCGGTGCTCACGCGCCTGGTCGGCGACATCACGACCGCCGAGGACATCGCGCAGGACGCACACCTCGCCGCGCTCGAGCAGTGGCCGCGCGACGGCGTGCCCGCCAACACGGGGGCGTGGCTCATGGTGACGGCCAAGCGGCGGGCGGTGGATCGCATCCGGCGGGATGCGACTCTCGCACGCAAGCTGCCGCTCCTGGAGGGCGAGCTCCGCGCAGACCTGGATTCGGCGCCGGGGGACCCCGCATCCATCGTCGAGGGCGAGATCTCGGACGATCTGCTCCGGATGCTGTTCACCACGTGCCATCCCGTGCTGCCGCGCGCGTCGCAGGTGGCGCTGACGCTGCGCCTCGTCGGCGGCCTCACGACCGAGGAGATCGCGCGGGCGTACGTCACGGCGACGCCCACGATCGTCCGGCGCATCTCGCGGGCCAAGCGCACGATCAGGGATGCGGGCGTGCCCTACGAGGTGCCCTCCGGTGCGGAGCTCGCCGAGCGGCTGGATGCCGTGCTCGAGGTCGTCTACCTCGTCTTCAACGAGGGCTATGCGGCGACGGCGGGCGACGACTGGATGCGGGCGGAGCTGTGCGCCGAGGCTCTCCGCCTCGTGCGGATCCTCTGCGGACTCATGCCGGCGGAGCCGGAGGTCTTCGGACTCGCCGCGCTCCTCGAGCTGCAGGCCTCGCGCCTGCGCTCGCGGCATGACGCGACCGGCCGGCTCGTCCTGCTGCGCGACCAGGACCGCACGCGCTGGGACCGGCTGCTCATCCGGCGCGGCTACGCCGCCCTGGGGCGGGCGCACGCCCTCGCGCACGAGCGCGGCCGTGCACCGGGCCGCTACGCGCTGCAGGCCGCGATCGCCGCGGTGCATGCGATGGCGGCGACCGCCGACGACACCGACTGGCGGCGGATCGCCGGACTCTACGCCATCCTCGCCGCGCGGTTCCCGTCGCCGATCGTCGAGCTGAACAGGGCGGTCGCGGTGGCCGAGGTGCACGGACCTGCGGCGGGTCTCGACCTCGTCGACGCGGTGGTGGATGCCGGGTCCCTCGACGAGTACCACCTGCTGCACGCCGTCCGCGGCGACCTTCTCGCGCGGCTCGGTCGTCGGGCCGAGGCGCGCGACGAGTTCCTGCGCGCCGCGGAGCTCACGGCGAACGCGGCCGAGCGGTCGCTCATGCTCGCGCGCGCCGAGGACTGA
- a CDS encoding YciI family protein gives MRYLMLIRPDMDNLPPQGPDEKLEEDMGRLIEEMTKAGVLLDTAGLRPFDEAARIRLSNGETTVLDGPFTESKEVVGGYCLLQTRSRDEAVEWGTRFLRIHGPEWTMELELRELDEA, from the coding sequence ATGCGCTACCTGATGCTGATCCGGCCCGACATGGACAACCTTCCCCCGCAGGGGCCGGACGAGAAGCTGGAGGAGGACATGGGCCGGCTCATCGAGGAGATGACGAAGGCCGGCGTGCTCCTCGATACGGCAGGTCTCCGTCCCTTCGACGAGGCGGCCCGAATCCGGCTCTCGAACGGCGAGACGACCGTGCTCGACGGTCCGTTCACGGAGTCGAAGGAGGTCGTGGGCGGCTACTGCCTGCTGCAGACGCGCTCGCGCGACGAGGCCGTCGAGTGGGGGACCCGGTTCCTGCGCATCCACGGTCCGGAGTGGACCATGGAGCTCGAGCTGCGGGAGCTGGACGAGGCGTGA
- a CDS encoding dihydrofolate reductase family protein, with protein sequence MRKIVAFEHMTLDGYVSSGKGTGFEWTHRAYSEELAAYARHIQEDFDLPVYGRETYLGMYGYWSTQPNEESSQTERAHAEWVNAVDKIVCSTTLESADWNNTTLVRGDLAEQFGRLKEQPGGTIAIYASPKLVHSFLDLGLIDEFRVVVHPVVIGGGTPLFPAGSDFALDLVESRSFDSGAVYLRYSVA encoded by the coding sequence ATGCGGAAGATCGTCGCGTTCGAGCACATGACGCTCGACGGATACGTGTCGTCGGGCAAGGGGACGGGCTTCGAGTGGACCCACCGCGCCTACAGCGAGGAGCTCGCCGCGTACGCGCGGCACATCCAGGAGGACTTCGACCTGCCCGTGTACGGTCGCGAGACCTACCTCGGGATGTACGGCTACTGGAGCACTCAGCCGAACGAGGAGAGCTCGCAGACCGAGCGTGCGCACGCGGAATGGGTCAACGCCGTCGACAAGATCGTGTGCTCCACCACCCTCGAGTCCGCCGACTGGAACAACACGACGCTCGTGCGCGGAGACCTCGCGGAGCAGTTCGGGCGGCTCAAGGAGCAGCCCGGCGGCACGATCGCGATCTACGCGAGCCCGAAGCTCGTGCACTCGTTCCTCGACCTCGGGCTGATCGACGAGTTCCGGGTCGTGGTGCATCCGGTCGTGATCGGGGGAGGGACCCCGCTGTTCCCCGCCGGGTCCGACTTCGCGCTCGACCTCGTCGAATCGCGCTCCTTCGACAGCGGCGCCGTGTACCTGCGCTACAGCGTGGCGTAG
- a CDS encoding aldehyde dehydrogenase family protein, with protein MTATDWTTRARGLVIDGRAVIDGRRVDASTGATLAVTSPGSLTHLADLAAGDAHDVDLAVEHARRAYDRGDWSRIGAAERGKALIRLADLIMANLDELALLETLDSGKPISQTLTVDVPGAAETFRWYGELADKRYDEIPATPPGSTALVRRVPLGVVGVITPWNYPLEIAAWKLAPALAAGNSVVHKPATETSLTALRLGDLALEAGIPAGVLNVVPGRGSTVGTRIARHPGIDALAFTGSTAVAQQLMVDAGTSNMKRVALEAGGKSSNVVFADADLESAAAKAAFGAFYNQGQVCSANSRILVERAAHDEFVRLLAAASVEYEPGDPLAGLPGNGSLISRAHADDVGAAIARAAADGELVRGGERVTITGSDAYLRPAIVTGLGADHDLHRVEVFGPLVAVLPFETEEDAIRLANATDYGLAASLWTNDLRRAHRVAEWLVAGTVSVNTVDALGLTTPFGGFRQSGFGRDLSRHALDNYTDWKTTWFQHG; from the coding sequence ATGACCGCCACCGACTGGACGACCCGTGCCCGCGGGCTCGTCATCGACGGCCGTGCCGTCATCGACGGCCGGCGGGTGGATGCATCCACCGGCGCCACCCTCGCGGTGACGAGCCCCGGCTCCCTCACCCACCTCGCCGACCTCGCGGCGGGCGACGCCCACGACGTCGACCTCGCCGTCGAGCATGCCCGTCGTGCGTACGACCGGGGCGACTGGAGCCGGATCGGCGCGGCCGAGCGCGGCAAGGCCCTCATCCGCCTCGCCGACCTGATCATGGCGAACCTCGACGAGCTCGCCCTGCTCGAGACCCTCGACTCGGGCAAGCCGATCTCCCAGACGCTGACGGTGGACGTGCCCGGGGCGGCGGAGACCTTCCGCTGGTACGGCGAGCTCGCCGACAAGCGGTACGACGAGATCCCGGCGACCCCACCCGGCTCCACTGCGCTCGTCCGGCGCGTGCCGCTCGGGGTCGTCGGCGTCATCACGCCGTGGAACTATCCGCTCGAGATCGCGGCCTGGAAGCTCGCCCCGGCGCTCGCCGCCGGGAACAGCGTCGTGCACAAGCCGGCGACGGAGACGTCGCTGACCGCCCTGCGGCTCGGCGACCTCGCGCTCGAGGCCGGCATCCCGGCCGGGGTGCTGAACGTCGTGCCGGGCCGCGGCTCGACCGTCGGCACCCGCATCGCGCGGCACCCCGGCATCGACGCGCTCGCGTTCACCGGATCGACGGCGGTCGCCCAGCAGCTGATGGTGGATGCCGGCACCTCCAACATGAAGCGCGTCGCCCTGGAGGCCGGCGGCAAGAGCTCCAACGTCGTCTTCGCCGACGCCGACCTGGAGAGCGCCGCCGCGAAGGCCGCCTTCGGCGCGTTCTACAACCAGGGGCAGGTCTGCTCGGCGAACTCGCGCATCCTCGTCGAGCGCGCGGCGCATGACGAGTTCGTGCGGCTGCTGGCCGCCGCATCCGTCGAGTACGAGCCGGGCGATCCCCTCGCCGGCCTTCCCGGCAACGGCAGCCTCATCAGCCGCGCCCACGCCGACGACGTGGGCGCCGCGATCGCGCGTGCCGCTGCCGACGGCGAGCTCGTGAGGGGCGGTGAACGCGTCACGATCACGGGCTCGGACGCCTATCTGCGGCCGGCGATCGTCACGGGACTCGGCGCCGACCACGACCTCCACCGCGTCGAGGTTTTCGGGCCGCTCGTGGCCGTGCTGCCGTTCGAGACGGAAGAGGATGCGATCCGCCTCGCGAATGCGACGGACTACGGCCTCGCGGCATCGCTGTGGACGAACGACCTCCGCCGCGCGCACCGCGTAGCCGAGTGGCTCGTGGCCGGCACGGTGTCCGTGAACACCGTCGACGCACTCGGCCTGACGACGCCGTTCGGAGGCTTCCGCCAGTCCGGCTTCGGCCGCGACCTGTCCCGTCACGCCCTCGACAACTACACGGATTGGAAGACCACCTGGTTCCAGCACGGGTGA
- a CDS encoding M20 family metallopeptidase — translation MSETLKVAAEATVSAASRPLIALSETVHAHPETAWQERRAAGWVGDALADAGFRVTPAYLGFETALLAEAGSGPVTIGIMAEYDALPALGHACGHNLIAASAVGAGLALARLADDLGITVRVYGTPAEEGGGGKIELLEAGAFADLDLAMMVHPAPVDVAEARPFAVAHSHIAYDGVSAHAAAYPDEGVNANDAFVIAQVAIGMLRQQLPADTRVHGIQTIGGHAPNAIPERTEGRWYWRANSLDELARLEERVLRCFEAGALATGATLTVEPESKPYAEFRTDKGALAAYQANAVARGRVFADPAVAGRMNRASTDMGNVSQRVPAIHPYIGVGSLPYSNHQKEFAAACVGPAAEQALLDAAVLMAWTAIDVATAPEEEE, via the coding sequence ATGAGTGAGACGCTCAAGGTCGCCGCGGAGGCGACGGTCTCGGCGGCATCCCGGCCGCTCATCGCTCTCTCCGAGACGGTCCACGCTCACCCCGAGACGGCATGGCAGGAGCGCCGCGCAGCCGGGTGGGTCGGCGATGCCCTCGCCGACGCCGGCTTCCGCGTGACGCCTGCCTATCTCGGCTTCGAGACGGCCCTGCTCGCGGAGGCCGGCAGCGGCCCCGTGACCATCGGCATCATGGCCGAGTACGACGCCCTGCCCGCACTCGGCCACGCCTGCGGGCACAATCTCATCGCGGCGAGCGCCGTCGGCGCAGGTCTCGCGCTCGCGCGCCTCGCCGATGACCTCGGGATCACGGTCCGCGTGTACGGCACCCCGGCGGAGGAGGGCGGCGGCGGCAAGATCGAGCTTCTCGAGGCCGGCGCGTTCGCGGACCTCGACCTCGCGATGATGGTGCATCCGGCGCCGGTCGACGTCGCGGAAGCGCGCCCGTTCGCCGTGGCGCACAGTCACATCGCCTACGACGGCGTGTCCGCGCACGCGGCCGCCTACCCCGACGAGGGGGTCAACGCGAACGACGCCTTCGTGATCGCCCAGGTCGCGATCGGGATGCTGCGGCAGCAGCTGCCCGCAGACACGCGGGTGCACGGCATCCAGACGATCGGCGGGCACGCGCCGAACGCGATCCCCGAGCGCACCGAAGGCCGGTGGTACTGGCGGGCGAACTCGCTCGACGAGCTCGCCCGGCTCGAGGAGCGCGTGCTGCGGTGCTTCGAGGCCGGCGCGCTCGCGACGGGCGCGACGCTCACGGTCGAGCCGGAGAGCAAGCCCTACGCCGAGTTCCGCACCGACAAGGGCGCGCTCGCGGCGTACCAGGCGAACGCCGTGGCGCGCGGACGGGTGTTCGCCGACCCCGCCGTCGCGGGCCGCATGAACCGCGCATCCACCGACATGGGGAACGTGTCGCAGCGCGTGCCCGCCATCCACCCCTACATCGGGGTCGGCTCGCTGCCGTACTCGAACCACCAGAAGGAATTCGCCGCGGCGTGCGTCGGACCCGCGGCCGAGCAGGCCTTGCTCGACGCCGCCGTGCTGATGGCGTGGACCGCGATCGACGTCGCCACCGCTCCCGAGGAGGAAGAATGA
- a CDS encoding DUF1028 domain-containing protein, with translation MTFSIVARDASGAIGSAICSSSPAVAARCVHLADGVGGVNSQNVTDPRLGPAVLDRLRAGMPAGDALRAETDAAPDVEFRQLLVIDARGGTGAYSGARALGLFGHAVGDGTAAGGNMLASADIPQLMVEAFAVATGDLEVRLLSAMTAAMAAGGEAGPVHSAGLSVVREAGWRVTDLRVDWTDGDPVAELGGLLDRWLPQRDAYVTRALAPAAAPSYGVPGDE, from the coding sequence ATGACGTTCTCGATCGTCGCGCGCGACGCATCCGGTGCCATCGGCTCCGCGATCTGCTCGTCGTCGCCCGCCGTCGCGGCGCGCTGCGTGCACCTCGCCGACGGCGTCGGGGGCGTGAACTCGCAGAACGTGACGGATCCGCGGCTCGGTCCGGCCGTGCTGGACCGTCTGCGCGCGGGGATGCCGGCAGGCGATGCGCTGCGCGCGGAGACGGATGCGGCGCCCGACGTCGAGTTCCGTCAGCTGCTCGTCATCGATGCGCGCGGCGGCACGGGGGCGTACTCGGGCGCTCGCGCCCTGGGCCTCTTCGGGCATGCCGTGGGCGACGGCACGGCGGCGGGCGGCAACATGCTCGCGTCCGCCGACATCCCGCAGCTGATGGTGGAGGCGTTCGCCGTCGCGACCGGTGATCTCGAGGTGCGACTGCTGTCCGCGATGACGGCGGCGATGGCGGCCGGGGGTGAGGCCGGGCCGGTGCACTCCGCCGGGCTCTCGGTCGTCCGCGAGGCCGGGTGGCGCGTCACCGACCTGCGTGTGGACTGGACCGACGGCGACCCGGTCGCCGAGCTCGGCGGGCTCCTCGACAGGTGGCTGCCGCAGCGCGATGCCTATGTGACGCGCGCACTCGCCCCGGCCGCCGCCCCGTCCTATGGAGTCCCCGGGGATGAGTGA
- a CDS encoding RidA family protein gives MPTHTRIRPFNTKETYPEQNLDNDLCQAVVANGVVYLRGQIGQDLETRESIGIGDVEAQAEKAMANIAMLLGEAGSSLADIVKVVVYLIDPRYREPVYRVMGRWLKGVHPVSTGIVVSALARPEWLVEIDATAVVSGGAQ, from the coding sequence ATGCCCACGCACACCCGCATCCGCCCCTTCAACACGAAGGAGACCTACCCCGAGCAGAACCTCGACAACGACCTCTGCCAGGCCGTCGTCGCGAACGGCGTCGTGTACCTGCGCGGTCAGATCGGGCAGGATCTCGAGACCCGCGAGTCGATCGGCATCGGCGACGTCGAGGCCCAGGCGGAGAAGGCGATGGCCAACATCGCGATGCTGCTCGGCGAGGCGGGATCCTCACTCGCCGACATCGTGAAGGTCGTCGTCTACCTCATCGATCCGCGCTACCGCGAGCCCGTCTACCGGGTCATGGGGCGCTGGCTGAAGGGCGTCCACCCGGTGTCGACCGGGATCGTGGTGAGTGCGCTGGCCCGTCCCGAGTGGCTTGTCGAGATCGACGCGACCGCGGTCGTCTCGGGCGGTGCGCAATGA
- a CDS encoding flavin-containing monooxygenase, which translates to MSSEQTEVLVVGGGQAGIAMSEHLTRGGVPHIVVERDRIAERWRSWRWDSLVANGPAWHDRFPGKEFDLDPDAFAGKEQVADYLAAYAGSFDAPIRTGVEVTSVRRNAGRPGFRAATSGGPIEARFVVAATGAFQTPIIPDVVPGDAGIHQLHSSSYRNPAQLPPGGVMVVGAGSSGVQIADELRASGREVHLAVGPHDRPPRSYRDRDFCWWLGVLGKWDAAAPAAGAEHVTIAVSGANGGRTVDFRRLAGSGITLLGRAGAYRDGVMAFAPDLAANIAAGDANYLSLLREADAFVERNGLDLPEEPEAHVLGGDPDCVTDPVLSVDLAAAGITSIVWAVGFGADYSWLEVDTFDERGRPRHQRGVSRELGVYFLGLPWQSRRGSSFLWGVWHDAKYIADQIAIQRGYLAYDEARQPTLPAPTPRIADALRGASRRGGPALATTGAA; encoded by the coding sequence ATGTCGAGCGAGCAGACGGAAGTCCTCGTCGTCGGTGGCGGCCAGGCCGGCATCGCGATGAGCGAGCACTTGACCCGCGGGGGAGTGCCGCACATCGTGGTGGAGCGCGACCGCATCGCGGAGCGCTGGCGCTCGTGGCGTTGGGACTCGCTCGTGGCCAACGGGCCCGCCTGGCACGACCGCTTCCCCGGCAAGGAGTTCGACCTCGACCCCGACGCCTTCGCGGGCAAGGAGCAGGTCGCCGACTACCTCGCCGCGTACGCGGGGAGCTTCGACGCTCCGATCCGCACCGGCGTCGAGGTCACCTCCGTGCGCCGCAACGCGGGACGCCCGGGGTTCCGGGCCGCGACGAGCGGCGGCCCGATCGAGGCGCGGTTCGTCGTCGCGGCAACCGGGGCGTTCCAGACGCCGATCATCCCCGACGTCGTGCCCGGGGACGCCGGGATCCACCAGCTGCACTCCAGCTCGTACCGCAACCCCGCACAGCTGCCGCCCGGCGGCGTGATGGTCGTCGGCGCCGGCTCGTCGGGCGTGCAGATCGCCGACGAGCTCCGCGCGTCGGGCCGAGAGGTCCACCTCGCCGTCGGACCGCACGACCGCCCACCGCGGTCCTACCGCGACCGCGACTTCTGCTGGTGGCTGGGCGTGCTCGGGAAGTGGGATGCGGCGGCTCCTGCCGCCGGCGCGGAGCACGTCACGATCGCCGTGAGCGGGGCGAACGGCGGCCGCACCGTCGACTTCCGCCGCCTGGCCGGGTCGGGCATCACGTTGCTCGGGCGAGCCGGCGCCTACCGTGACGGCGTCATGGCCTTCGCCCCCGACCTCGCGGCCAACATCGCGGCGGGGGATGCGAACTACCTGTCGCTGCTGCGCGAGGCCGACGCCTTCGTCGAGCGCAACGGCCTCGACCTCCCGGAGGAGCCGGAGGCGCACGTCCTCGGTGGCGATCCCGACTGCGTCACCGACCCGGTCCTGTCGGTCGACCTCGCCGCGGCCGGCATCACGAGCATCGTCTGGGCCGTCGGCTTCGGCGCCGACTACTCATGGCTCGAGGTCGACACATTCGACGAGCGCGGCCGTCCTCGCCACCAGCGCGGGGTGTCGCGGGAGCTGGGCGTCTACTTCCTCGGGCTCCCGTGGCAGTCGCGCCGCGGGTCGAGTTTCCTCTGGGGCGTCTGGCACGACGCCAAGTACATCGCCGACCAGATCGCCATCCAGCGCGGATACCTCGCTTACGACGAGGCCCGCCAGCCCACCCTCCCCGCGCCGACTCCACGCATCGCTGACGCGCTGCGTGGAGCCTCCCGGCGCGGGGGCCCAGCCCTCGCCACCACCGGAGCCGCATGA